In the genome of Nymphaea colorata isolate Beijing-Zhang1983 chromosome 9, ASM883128v2, whole genome shotgun sequence, one region contains:
- the LOC116259914 gene encoding uncharacterized protein LOC116259914 isoform X2 — MFTVMLRRAYRTDTPWHRAQKWKSVAFAFLLLILTTTLFFSIENPKSDHAFHLSVLKWNSFRSAVQFSPTVEFVNGTDVIWQIPDSPKAILFLAHGCNGRAANFWDRSQSCPNCVGLPEERLIVLNALAHKFAVITISSTGRCWLLGKEKESVKQIITWWIEKRKLEKLPLTALGASSGGYFVSALATKLKFSSITIMIAEGVFDYQELPDDYPPTLFVHMPKDRKRARLISEYMESLKKKGILVSEIRCTEFPLSPKFLSDRVPGVDEALSVKIFRTFHEKGIIDEKGFMVSDGRIVRWREALAEKEVLPDNYEWASHIQEELNLAFAYHEMTSLPIAQILDWFQSHLS; from the coding sequence ATGTTTACTGTAATGTTAAGACGTGCATATCGAACAGATACTCCATGGCATAGAGCACAGAAATGGAAATCAGTGGCTTTTGCATTTCTGTTGCTTATCCTTACAACAACCCTATTTTTCTCTATAGAGAACCCCAAATCAGATCATGCATTTCACTTGTCGGTGCTCAAATGGAACAGTTTTCGGTCTGCAGTTCAGTTTTCTCCCACTGTTGAATTCGTGAATGGAACTGATGTCATATGGCAGATACCTGACTCTCCAAAGGCTATTCTCTTCCTGGCTCATGGTTGTAATGGACGAGCTGCAAATTTTTGGGATCGTTCTCAAAGCTGCCCAAATTGTGTAGGCTTACCTGAGGAACGTCTTATTGTCCTTAATGCTCTTGCTCATAAATTTGCTGTTATCACCATTTCAAGCACTGGCCGATGCTGGttattaggaaaagaaaaagaaagtgttAAGCAGATTATCACATGGTGGATTGAGAAAAGAAAGCTGGAAAAGCTCCCTCTGACAGCTCTTGGGGCCTCTTCTGGTGGGTATTTCGTTTCAGCTCTTGCAACTAAACTAAAATTTAGTAGCATCACTATTATGATTGCGGAAGGTGTTTTTGATTACCAAGAACTGCCGGATGATTACCCACCAACTCTTTTTGTTCACATGCCAAAAGACCGTAAAAGAGCACGATTGATATCTGAATATATGGAAAGTCTTAAGAAGAAAGGTATCTTAGTTTCAGAAATTAGATGCACGGAATTCCCATTGTCACCCAAATTTTTGTCTGATCGAGTTCCAGGCGTGGATGAAGCTCtttctgtcaaaatttttcGTACGTTCCATGAAAAAGGCATTATAGATGAAAAGGGATTCATGGTGAGTGATGGTCGTATTGTACGTTGGAGAGAAGCCCTTGCAGAAAAGGAGGTATTACCAGACAATTATGAATGGGCCAGCCATATTCAGGAGGAGCTTAACCTTGCATTCGCATATCATGAAATGACTAGCTTACCAATTGCACAGATACTGGACTGGTTTCAGTCGCATCTGAGTTAA
- the LOC116259914 gene encoding uncharacterized protein LOC116259914 isoform X1 — protein sequence MMFTVMLRRAYRTDTPWHRAQKWKSVAFAFLLLILTTTLFFSIENPKSDHAFHLSVLKWNSFRSAVQFSPTVEFVNGTDVIWQIPDSPKAILFLAHGCNGRAANFWDRSQSCPNCVGLPEERLIVLNALAHKFAVITISSTGRCWLLGKEKESVKQIITWWIEKRKLEKLPLTALGASSGGYFVSALATKLKFSSITIMIAEGVFDYQELPDDYPPTLFVHMPKDRKRARLISEYMESLKKKGILVSEIRCTEFPLSPKFLSDRVPGVDEALSVKIFRTFHEKGIIDEKGFMVSDGRIVRWREALAEKEVLPDNYEWASHIQEELNLAFAYHEMTSLPIAQILDWFQSHLS from the coding sequence ATGTTTACTGTAATGTTAAGACGTGCATATCGAACAGATACTCCATGGCATAGAGCACAGAAATGGAAATCAGTGGCTTTTGCATTTCTGTTGCTTATCCTTACAACAACCCTATTTTTCTCTATAGAGAACCCCAAATCAGATCATGCATTTCACTTGTCGGTGCTCAAATGGAACAGTTTTCGGTCTGCAGTTCAGTTTTCTCCCACTGTTGAATTCGTGAATGGAACTGATGTCATATGGCAGATACCTGACTCTCCAAAGGCTATTCTCTTCCTGGCTCATGGTTGTAATGGACGAGCTGCAAATTTTTGGGATCGTTCTCAAAGCTGCCCAAATTGTGTAGGCTTACCTGAGGAACGTCTTATTGTCCTTAATGCTCTTGCTCATAAATTTGCTGTTATCACCATTTCAAGCACTGGCCGATGCTGGttattaggaaaagaaaaagaaagtgttAAGCAGATTATCACATGGTGGATTGAGAAAAGAAAGCTGGAAAAGCTCCCTCTGACAGCTCTTGGGGCCTCTTCTGGTGGGTATTTCGTTTCAGCTCTTGCAACTAAACTAAAATTTAGTAGCATCACTATTATGATTGCGGAAGGTGTTTTTGATTACCAAGAACTGCCGGATGATTACCCACCAACTCTTTTTGTTCACATGCCAAAAGACCGTAAAAGAGCACGATTGATATCTGAATATATGGAAAGTCTTAAGAAGAAAGGTATCTTAGTTTCAGAAATTAGATGCACGGAATTCCCATTGTCACCCAAATTTTTGTCTGATCGAGTTCCAGGCGTGGATGAAGCTCtttctgtcaaaatttttcGTACGTTCCATGAAAAAGGCATTATAGATGAAAAGGGATTCATGGTGAGTGATGGTCGTATTGTACGTTGGAGAGAAGCCCTTGCAGAAAAGGAGGTATTACCAGACAATTATGAATGGGCCAGCCATATTCAGGAGGAGCTTAACCTTGCATTCGCATATCATGAAATGACTAGCTTACCAATTGCACAGATACTGGACTGGTTTCAGTCGCATCTGAGTTAA